A stretch of the Fusarium musae strain F31 chromosome 2, whole genome shotgun sequence genome encodes the following:
- a CDS encoding hypothetical protein (EggNog:ENOG41) gives MGKPNQALESSRAIEFAKNLALFLLGFIFLPTNTLFALGAYLWNRFTSKPSQPQNDGDNLDKVTVLVTGVNMAKGLSLARMFHRRGHRVIGADSHSLSPGRVSFAIDAYYRLPPPSEPSKTSMNDPYLNRIVEIIHHEDVDLWVSVSDVNAAVEDAAVREIIEARTNAKAIQFGVEDIRRLHEKDAFIEHTKGFGLTVPLTEAVEDREDVINFLQRNGGLEHKHHARQYLVKPVGVDDVARFAMPLLPLSSEEATLARIDSIPFETAKCSFIIQEYITGPEFCTHALIIRGRVCAFVACRSADVLMHYSALPVDSPLSRAMLEFTLKQAEEGGENFTGHMSFDFLINEEDEDAVKSGVEKEVTIYPIECNPRVHTATVLFSNTPEIVDEYLSILTPSAPRPLTKPPVSPTNPQQYYWVGQDFVELVLYPFYLTLFRGTMSLSDIQKSVRAFVQHVVYWKDGTFESWDPLPWLWMMHVYWPVQFAWYMSTGTVWTKVNVSTGKAFKG, from the coding sequence atggGGAAGCCAAATCAGGCTCTGGAGAGCTCTCGAGCAATTGAATTCGCCAAGAACCTGGCTCTCTTCCTACTCGGCTTCATATTCCTACCAACAAACACCCTCTTTGCATTGGGAGCTTACCTCTGGAACCGCTTCACTTCCAAACCCTCACAACCTCAGAATGATGGCGATAATCTGGACAAAGTTACTGTTCTGGTCACAGGCGTGAACATGGCGAAGGGCCTCTCTCTCGCACGAATGTTTCATCGCCGCGGCCATCGCGTCATAGGCGCTGATTCTCATTCCCTCTCGCCCGGTCGCGTATCCTTCGCAATCGACGCGTACTATCGTCTCCCACCGCCTTCAGAACCTTCAAAAACGAGCATGAATGATCCATATCTCAATCGTATTGTGGAGATCATCCACCATGAAGACGTTGATCTTTGGGTTTCTGTCTCGGATGTGAATGCGGCTGTTGAAGATGCTGCGGTGCGGGAAATCATCGAAGCTCGTACGAATGCTAAGGCAATTCaatttggtgttgaggatatTCGGAGACTTCATGAGAAGGATGCGTTCATTGAACATACCAAGGGTTTTGGTTTGACAGTTCCGTTGACGGAGGCTGTGGAGGACAGAGAAGACGTTATTAATTTCCTTCAAAGAAATGGAGGTCTTGAGCATAAGCATCATGCGAGACAATATCTTGTCAAACCTGTTGGTGTAGATGATGTCGCGCGCTTTGCAATGCCTTTACTTCCTCTGTCTTCTGAAGAAGCTACTCTCGCACGCATCGACTCCATTCCCTTCGAGACAGCCAAATGCTCCTTCATCATACAAGAGTACATCACAGGTCCCGAGTTCTGCACTCACGCGCTCATCATTCGCGGTCGCGTCTGCGCGTTTGTCGCGTGTCGCTCCGCTGATGTTCTCATGCATTACTCAGCTCTTCCTGTTGATTCACCCCTCAGCAGGGCAATGCTTGAATTTACACTGAAGCAGGCTGAAGAGGGTGGCGAGAACTTTACAGGACATATGAGCTTTGACTTCTTGAtcaatgaagaagatgaagatgctgtcaagtctggtgttgagaaagaAGTGACGATATACCCCATTGAGTGCAATCCAAGAGTTCACACCGCTACTGTTCTGTTCAGCAACACACCCGAGATCGTCGATGAATATCTCTCCATCCTTACCCCATCTGCACCGAGACCCTTGACAAAGCCACCTGTGTCGCCTACCAATCCCCAGCAATACTACTGGGTCGGCCAAGATTTCGTCGAGCTCGTTCTGTATCCATTCTACCTCACTCTTTTCCGAGGCACAATGAGTTTGTCGGATATCCAAAAGTCAGTTCGGGCTTTTGTGCAGCACGTCGTCTACTGGAAGGATGGTACCTTCGAGTCTTGGGATCCTCTTCCGTGGTTGTGGATGATGCATGTCTATTGGCCTGTTCAGTTTGCTTGGTACATGTCGACGGGCACGGTGTGGACAAAGGTCAATGTCAGTACTGGAAAGGCGTTCAAGGGTTAG
- a CDS encoding hypothetical protein (EggNog:ENOG41) has translation MWKLLGLSSGNINNTKTEPTRGLPSSWYRSPEIYRLERRAIFSKKWILLTHKLRFQQPGDYLSFTYAEFPFFLIRDRDGNINGFHNACRHRAYPVIKDRSGKTGIVSCKYHGWSYGLKGNLAKAPRFDTVPDFDKSQHGLFPIHVHIDKTGFIWVNLQAELEEKWEMQFGGVDEKTLFDFTSGYKYDHTWDMNLKSNWKGVMENYNECYHCPTSHPLIAGVSDLPKYKVEPKGNCLEHTIINKKQDDGTDDFKRSIRFFFPSTSVTVTKNFFYIQRMIPVDATHTRIENEVFRHESAGDEIFKATMDFYAQVLEEDKELCESAQANLEAGVFVSGELHPDKERVSVTHRTYLLPEHGQTACDGA, from the exons aTGTGGAAGTTACTAGGACTCTCCTCAGGCAACATTAATAACACCAAGACAGAACCAACGCGTGGTCTTCCGTCATCTTGGTATCGCTCCCCCGAGATTTACAGGCTGGAACGTCGAGCTATCTTTTCTAAGAAATGGATTCTCTTAACTCACAAGCTGCGGTTCCAGCAACCCGGCGATTACCTCTCGTTCACCTATGCCGAGTTTCCCTTCTTCCTGATCCGAGACCGCGACGGCAATATTAACGGCTTCCATAATGCTTGTCGCCACCGTGCGTATCCTGTTATCAAGGACCGCTCTGGTAAGACTGGCATCGTCAGTTGTAAATATCATGGCTGGTCATACGGGCTGAAGGGAAACTTGGCCAAGGCGCCTCGCTTCGACACAGTCCCAGACTTTGATAAAAGCCAGCATGGACTATTTCCAATTCACGTCCATATCGACAAGACTGGCTTTATCTGGGTGAACCTGCAGGCGGAATTGGAGGAGAAGTGGGAGATGCAGTTTGGCGGAgttgatgaaaagactttGTTCGACTTTACCAGCGGATACAAATATGACCATACGTGGGACATGAACCTTAAATCCAACTGGAAGGGCGTTATGGAGAACTACAACG AATGCTACCACTGCCCAACGAGCCACCCTCTTATCGCAGGAGTTTCGGACCTGCCCAAATACAAAGTCGAACCAAAGGGCAACTGCTTAGAGCATacaatcatcaacaagaagCAGGACGACGGGACAGACGATTTTAAGCGCTCCATCAGattcttctttccatcgaCGTCCGTTACAGTTAC TAAGAACTTCTTCTACATCCAACGGATGATTCCTGTTGATGCAACACACACAAGAATAGAGAACGAGGTGTTCCGTCACGAGTCGGCCGGAGACGAAATCTTCAAAGCCACGATGGACTTCTACGCAcaggttcttgaagaagacaaagaattgTGCGAGTCCGCGCAGGCCAATCTGGAAGCCGGAGTGTTTGTCAGTGGCGAACTGCACCCAGACAAGGAACGAGTCAGTGTCACCCATC GGACCTATTTACTTCCAGAACACGGTCAGACAGCATGTGATGGAGCATAG
- a CDS encoding hypothetical protein (EggNog:ENOG41), whose translation MRQTMLSETSSWSPANPEPPSDLLTDFVNAYREKLYFQPLPLFDPKRLQLKIGTLPQYLRWSFLALSLHYTSHNFYYGLEGKAIEYYTASARSVVVDMAAEGLVQLEVMQALCLLALCDHISGKSSRAWMMIGMAAKLESLRLSDSKVSGSRQSEDAISRCHWSIAILESTFAPHCNTLFEVAHAPNYPKSVPRPTTLHGMKTYCADLTDAYEANVQDVGIVATCLGYISVWGSIISYLRDIRNGANEYPWLATSRHNQLTVKLYELENITSHRHLIRNAPFPDQPPSELSENREYWAPWVLFQVMMHATQAILNNPFVQLVALRRAGRNFQPRSFLQNTVDQALFHAEWVSRLVRMCADRQFEVNDPLVGQAVAGCVSILWIFQFARDRKVSEKAKENLGICETFLEHLSRKWPHIVEKVEILRTLNIKVKKKRQSPQDDESSSATIQFEPDMMWELLDPAMSGRDWAGLCKAGGTYAAKSATIKVATKFIHPINSDEDNAPMENGAHNLFDLEDIYGEPFLDQFFSDSLLVNIS comes from the exons ATGAGACAGA CTATGCTTTCCGAAACATCCTCATG GTCACCGGCGAACCCCGAACCACCGTCAGACCTCCTAACAGATTTCGTGAACGCCTACCGCGAAAAGCTCTACTTTCAACCACTTCCGCTATTTGACCCGAAGCGTCTCCAGCTGAAGATCGGGACATTGCCTCAGTACCTCCGGTGGAGCTTCCTAGCTTTGTCACTTCATTATACAAGTCATAACTTCTACTATGGATTGGAAGGGAAGGCTATTGAGTACTATACTGCATCGGCGAGAAGTGTGGTTGTTGATATGGCTGCGGAGGGGCTGGTGCAGTTGGAGGTTATGCAGGCTTTGTGTCTACTTGCGTTGTGTGATCATATTT CTGGGAAGTCTTCACGGGCGTGGATGATGATAGGCATGGCTGCAAAGCTAGAGTCGCTTCGTCTCTCAGACTCCAAGGTCAGCGGATCACGACAGTCTGAAGATGCGATATCAAGATGTCACTGGAGCATTGCTATCCTGGAAAGCACCTTTGCTCCCCACTGCAACACTCTTTTCGAAGTAGCCCACGCACCGAATTATCCCAAGAGCGTACCCAGGCCTACTACTCTGCATGGCATGAAGACATATTGCGCTGACTTGACGGATGCATACGAAGCAAACGTTCAAGACGTAGGGATTGTCGCAACATGTCTTGGCTACATATCCGTCTGGGGAAGTATAATTTCCTACCTTCGCGACATCCGCAACGGTGCAAATGAATATCCCTGGCTAGCAACCTCAAGACACAACCAACTCACCGTCAAGCTATATGAGCTCGAAAACATCACCTCCCACCGCCATCTCATCCGCAACGCCCCCTTCCCCGACCAACCCCCCTCTGAACTCAGCGAAAACAGAGAATACTGGGCGCCATGGGTACTATTCCAAGTGATGATGCACGCCACCCAAGCAATCCTCAACAACCCTTTCGTCCAACTCGTTGCTCTTCGTCGCGCGGGTCGGAATTTTCAACCGCGTTCGTTTCTGCAGAATACAGTTGATCAAGCTTTGTTCCATGCTGAGTGGGTTTCTAGACTCGTGAGGATGTGTGCGGATAGACAGTTTGAGGTTAATGATCCTCTGGTTGGACAGGCTGTTGCGGGATGTGTTTCAATACTGTGGATATTCCAGTTTGCGAGGGATAGGAAGGTTTCGGAGAAGGCGAAGGAGAATCTGGGCATTTGTGAGACGTTTCTGGAGCATTTATCGCGGAAGTGGCCTCATATTGTTGAAAAG GTAGAGATTCTACGCACGCTCAACAtcaaagtaaaaaagaaacgaCAATCGCCTCAAGATGACGAATCGAGCAGCGCAACTATTCAGTTTGAACCAGACATGATGTGGGAACTGCTTGATCCCGCGATGTCAGGCCGAGACTGGGCTGGCTTATGCAAAGCTGGCGGGACTTATGCTGCGAAGAGCGCTACAATCAAGGTCGCGACCAAGTTTATACACCCAATTAACAGCGACGAGGATAATGCGCCGATGGAGAATGGGGCGCATAATTTATTTGATCTGGAGGATATTTATGGAGAGCCGTTTCTGGATCAGTTCTTTTCTGATTCTTTGCTTGTCAATATCTCCTAG